In Methanosphaera sp. ISO3-F5, a genomic segment contains:
- a CDS encoding ATP-binding protein: MSKIDEFIDIDLIKVITGIRRSGKSYFLNLLIEKLILEKKVDRENILLIDLEIPPYNYITTREELDEIVLEFIKRNNSKVYLFFDEIQKVKEWEKSIAGYHKLKNTDIYITGSNSKLLSKELATLLTGRYVNIPIYPFSFNEFLDYKIELNDECIINNKNNSEIENLFEEYLEYGGMPVTIATRKNKLTTLNDLFSSILYNDIIERFNVRNTGLFKRIIRFIIENIGNLISANSIYKHLKPTIPEGLTTKTIYNYLDYLEEGFLLSKVSNESLIGYDEIVGLEKYYLMDHGFYKSELEEKQINIGRRLENIVFLHLLRNDYIVTVGRINSLEVDFIAKKDNKRIYIQVSYLLYDEKVIKREFEPLLKIRDNYPKYVLSMDKLDFSREGIEHVNIISFLRNFN; encoded by the coding sequence ATGAGTAAAATTGATGAATTTATTGATATTGATTTAATTAAAGTTATAACTGGAATAAGACGTTCTGGTAAATCTTATTTTTTAAATTTATTAATTGAAAAACTAATTTTAGAAAAAAAAGTTGATAGGGAGAATATATTATTAATAGATTTAGAAATACCTCCATATAACTATATTACAACTCGTGAAGAATTAGATGAAATAGTATTAGAATTTATTAAAAGAAATAATTCCAAAGTTTATCTATTTTTTGATGAGATTCAAAAAGTCAAAGAATGGGAAAAAAGTATTGCAGGTTATCATAAGTTAAAAAATACTGATATTTACATTACTGGTTCAAATTCAAAATTACTCTCAAAAGAATTAGCAACATTATTAACAGGTCGTTATGTCAACATCCCCATATATCCATTTTCTTTTAATGAATTTTTAGATTATAAAATTGAATTAAATGATGAATGTATAATTAATAATAAGAATAATTCAGAAATTGAAAATCTTTTTGAAGAATATTTAGAATATGGAGGTATGCCTGTAACTATTGCTACAAGAAAAAATAAATTAACAACCTTAAATGACTTATTTTCATCCATATTATATAATGATATAATAGAAAGATTCAATGTACGCAATACGGGATTATTTAAACGTATTATACGATTTATAATAGAAAATATAGGTAATCTTATTTCAGCTAATTCAATATATAAACATTTAAAACCTACAATACCTGAAGGTTTAACAACTAAAACTATATATAATTATTTGGATTATCTTGAAGAAGGATTTTTATTATCTAAAGTATCCAATGAATCTCTAATAGGATATGATGAAATTGTAGGTTTAGAAAAATATTATCTTATGGATCATGGATTTTATAAATCAGAACTTGAGGAAAAACAAATCAATATTGGAAGACGATTAGAAAATATAGTGTTTTTACATCTTCTTAGAAATGATTATATAGTAACTGTTGGTCGTATTAACTCATTAGAAGTTGATTTTATTGCAAAGAAAGATAATAAACGCATTTATATTCAAGTATCTTATTTGTTATATGATGAAAAAGTTATTAAACGTGAATTTGAGCCATTGCTTAAAATAAGAGATAATTATCCTAAATATGTGTTAAGTATGGATAAACTTGATTTTTCCAGAGAAGGAATTGAACATGTGAATATCATTAGCTTTTTAAGAAATTTTAATTAA
- the ilvB gene encoding biosynthetic-type acetolactate synthase large subunit: protein MKGSQLLINKLKENGVKTIFGYPGGVLLPFYDALCESDIEHILVRHEQAAAHAADGYARASGKTGVCLATSGPGATNVTTGIATANMDSSSVVILTGQVPSKAIGTDMFQEVDTIGITMPISKHNYQPRSPEKIVEAIDKAFYISSTGRPGPVVIDLPRNALEEDINIEEYEINTDIPGYKPTTKGNVKQIKKAIEVINNSQKPLILAGGGVILSNASEELLKFATLTNIPVCTTLMGKGSISEEHPLGLGMIGMHGIETTNIAITECDCLIAIGCRFSDRSVSNGELFAPNATIIQIDVDPAEIGKTISIDIPIVGDAKITLKEFINQVKSPDTTNWTSHISQIKKETEPIMSYNDIPLKPQQCIKEIMEAVTDDTIITTDVGQNQMWMAHYYKTKKPRTFISSGGLGTMGFGLPAAIGAQFAKPEENVLSIVGDGGFQMVLQELATIKEHDLPIVTCVLNNNYLGMVAQLQRLFNDHVYQTKFYDNPDFVQLAKAYKIRGEVVEKPGELKETIQNALKQREATVIDIKIDANELLPIIPPGSALNNMKKDFSDVEDLK from the coding sequence ATGAAGGGTAGTCAACTGTTAATAAACAAACTAAAAGAAAATGGTGTGAAAACTATCTTCGGTTATCCTGGAGGAGTACTATTACCATTTTATGACGCACTATGCGAATCAGATATAGAACACATACTAGTTAGACATGAACAAGCAGCAGCTCACGCAGCCGATGGATATGCAAGAGCATCAGGAAAGACAGGTGTGTGTCTAGCAACAAGTGGACCCGGAGCAACAAATGTGACAACAGGAATTGCAACAGCAAACATGGACTCATCATCAGTAGTAATATTAACAGGACAAGTACCATCTAAAGCTATTGGTACAGATATGTTTCAAGAAGTAGATACAATTGGAATAACAATGCCAATAAGCAAACACAACTACCAACCACGAAGTCCGGAAAAAATAGTGGAAGCAATCGACAAAGCATTCTACATATCATCCACAGGACGACCAGGACCAGTAGTAATAGATTTACCAAGGAATGCCCTAGAAGAAGATATTAACATTGAAGAATACGAAATAAACACAGACATACCCGGTTACAAACCAACAACCAAAGGAAATGTAAAGCAAATAAAAAAAGCAATAGAAGTAATAAACAATTCACAAAAACCACTCATATTAGCAGGTGGAGGAGTGATATTATCAAATGCATCTGAAGAGCTTTTAAAATTTGCAACACTAACAAACATACCAGTATGCACAACATTAATGGGTAAAGGATCAATATCAGAAGAACACCCACTAGGATTAGGTATGATTGGTATGCATGGAATAGAAACAACCAACATAGCAATAACAGAATGTGATTGTCTAATAGCAATAGGTTGCAGATTTTCAGATCGTAGCGTGAGTAATGGAGAATTATTTGCACCAAATGCAACAATAATACAAATAGATGTGGATCCTGCAGAAATTGGTAAAACAATATCAATAGATATCCCAATAGTAGGAGATGCAAAAATCACATTAAAAGAATTCATTAATCAAGTAAAAAGTCCAGATACAACAAACTGGACTAGCCACATATCACAGATAAAAAAAGAAACAGAACCTATAATGTCATACAATGATATTCCACTGAAACCACAACAATGCATAAAAGAAATAATGGAAGCAGTAACTGATGATACAATAATAACCACAGATGTAGGTCAGAATCAGATGTGGATGGCACACTATTATAAAACAAAGAAACCAAGAACATTCATATCAAGTGGAGGACTAGGAACAATGGGATTCGGATTACCTGCAGCAATAGGAGCACAATTTGCAAAACCGGAAGAAAATGTGTTATCTATTGTGGGTGATGGTGGATTCCAAATGGTTTTACAAGAATTAGCAACAATAAAAGAACATGATTTACCAATAGTTACCTGTGTTCTAAACAATAATTACCTTGGAATGGTAGCACAACTACAAAGATTATTCAATGATCATGTATATCAGACAAAATTCTATGACAACCCAGACTTTGTACAACTTGCCAAAGCATACAAAATTAGAGGAGAAGTTGTAGAAAAACCAGGAGAACTAAAAGAAACAATACAAAATGCACTAAAACAAAGAGAAGCAACAGTAATAGATATAAAAATTGATGCTAATGAACTATTGCCAATAATCCCACCAGGAAGTGCATTAAACAATATGAAAAAGGATTTTAGTGATGTGGAGGACTTAAAATGA
- the ilvN gene encoding acetolactate synthase small subunit, whose product MGKHDKHTISILVENKTGVLQRVAGLFTRRDFNIDNITVGKTANTKISRITITTYGDNNTLEQIIKQLNKLIEVIKVREMKPENTLRRQLALLKIHAPKEQDKAEIIQYVNIFRGHIIDVTPKTITVEITGNPDKINALMNLLRPYGIKETAKTGITAIGRGQKTL is encoded by the coding sequence ATGGGAAAACATGATAAGCATACTATAAGCATACTCGTAGAAAATAAGACGGGTGTACTGCAGAGGGTAGCAGGACTATTCACAAGACGAGACTTCAACATAGACAACATCACAGTAGGAAAAACAGCAAACACCAAAATTTCAAGAATAACCATCACAACATACGGTGACAACAACACACTAGAACAAATCATAAAACAACTAAACAAACTCATAGAAGTCATCAAAGTACGAGAAATGAAACCAGAAAACACACTAAGAAGACAACTAGCACTACTAAAAATACACGCACCAAAAGAACAAGACAAAGCCGAAATAATACAGTACGTAAACATATTCAGAGGACATATAATAGACGTAACACCAAAAACAATAACAGTAGAAATAACAGGAAACCCAGACAAAATAAACGCACTAATGAACCTACTACGACCATACGGAATCAAAGAAACGGCAAAAACAGGAATAACCGCAATAGGAAGAGGACAAAAAACATTATAA
- a CDS encoding acyltransferase — MNKTRIEWIDLVRAIAILTVLYIHSVDGIYIISSDAIMNYTLFSRIFQFASLFIGRIGVPFFLMITGYLLLDRVYDDQKVKKFWNNNCKTLIVVTVLWSAIYALSLFVISNKYIQVNPVEAGNLFFSHMWYMPMIIGMYLSMPFVAAAIKQFADRTIFQATVVFSLLAFCLPFITVLLDMQGIQNVAIQYCLGFSGGIYGIYIILGYLVKKGMFKKISSNVWGIVTIVSFLICVLFQYYTFIRGYNFFLWYEFPFILTGSFALFELVSRMNSVRFYSQVKVLSKYSFAVFLIHNLFRLPLLPFIVMLPFTEPVKALLLWVLLIVCSYATAIIIYRIPKFGKFMLYMR, encoded by the coding sequence ATGAATAAAACAAGAATTGAATGGATTGATTTAGTACGTGCAATAGCTATATTAACAGTATTGTATATTCATTCTGTGGATGGTATATATATTATATCCTCTGATGCAATCATGAATTACACATTATTTTCAAGAATCTTTCAATTTGCTTCATTATTCATTGGACGTATTGGTGTTCCCTTCTTCTTGATGATAACGGGTTATTTGTTATTGGATAGGGTTTATGATGATCAGAAGGTTAAGAAGTTTTGGAATAATAATTGTAAGACATTGATTGTTGTCACAGTATTATGGTCAGCTATTTATGCATTATCCTTGTTTGTTATATCAAATAAGTATATTCAGGTCAATCCCGTGGAAGCGGGTAATCTTTTCTTTAGTCATATGTGGTATATGCCAATGATTATTGGTATGTACTTGTCTATGCCTTTTGTTGCAGCTGCCATAAAGCAGTTTGCAGATAGGACAATTTTTCAGGCAACAGTTGTATTTTCATTATTAGCATTTTGTCTGCCTTTCATAACAGTTCTACTAGATATGCAGGGTATTCAGAACGTTGCAATACAATACTGTCTGGGATTTAGTGGTGGTATTTATGGTATTTACATTATTTTAGGTTATCTTGTGAAAAAGGGAATGTTCAAGAAAATATCAAGTAATGTATGGGGGATAGTGACTATTGTGTCCTTCCTGATTTGTGTATTATTCCAGTATTATACATTCATCAGAGGATATAATTTCTTTCTATGGTATGAATTCCCATTTATACTAACAGGATCCTTTGCACTGTTTGAACTGGTTTCAAGGATGAATAGTGTAAGATTTTATAGTCAGGTTAAAGTATTGTCTAAGTATTCATTTGCTGTATTCCTGATACATAACCTGTTTAGACTTCCATTGCTTCCATTTATTGTAATGTTACCTTTCACTGAGCCGGTTAAAGCATTACTGTTATGGGTATTATTGATAGTGTGCAGTTATGCTACAGCAATTATAATTTACAGAATTCCTAAGTTTGGTAAATTTATGTTGTATATGCGTTAA
- a CDS encoding ABC transporter substrate-binding protein, whose product MDKKYIIGAVIAVVAVIVVAAIALGGGSTSHAEDELVTCVAAHGEEPEYGFDPMHGWGYHDSGTEPLIQSTILKRDKDNNFVNDLATDYSVSDDYKTYTVNIRDDVKFTDDTQLTAKDVAFSYNTAKEFGEGADLSSMVEAKATSDTQVVFTLNKSDSTFVNKLTDVGIVPEANYNNESYGQNPIGSGPYKLAQWDKGQQFILERNDNYYGAKPYFKKITNLFLDSDAAFAAVKNGQVDIAEVPVSYSNESVEGYHLEYFDSIDVRGISLPTQLDTGAKIGEDQNNYGNNVTGDPAVREALNIGINRQALIDGALNGMGNVSYTGVAGQLPWAFDSTFKDGQVDEAKTILENAGWKDTNGDGIREKDGVKASFPVYYSASATERQAIAVSVAEQAKQLGIEITPEGKSWDDIDPVRNQVGVVWGFGSADPYEIQHQYDSRVAGEGYDNPEVLNDTLVDTYIDAAMTQDLNSSYSSWSEAAKQAASNYPFLWIGTVDYTYFVSDSLDISNGTHLIYPHGGDIWGNIYDWKRVNATAS is encoded by the coding sequence ATGGACAAAAAATATATAATAGGAGCAGTAATTGCAGTAGTAGCTGTAATAGTAGTAGCTGCTATAGCTTTAGGTGGTGGAAGCACTAGTCATGCAGAAGATGAATTAGTTACTTGTGTTGCTGCTCACGGTGAAGAACCAGAATATGGTTTTGACCCTATGCATGGTTGGGGATACCATGATTCAGGAACAGAACCATTAATACAAAGTACAATACTTAAAAGAGATAAAGATAACAACTTCGTAAACGATTTAGCAACAGATTACAGTGTATCTGATGATTACAAAACATACACAGTAAACATACGTGACGATGTAAAATTCACAGATGATACACAATTAACAGCAAAAGATGTAGCATTCTCATACAACACAGCAAAAGAATTTGGAGAAGGAGCAGATTTATCTTCAATGGTAGAAGCAAAAGCAACCAGTGACACACAAGTAGTATTCACACTAAATAAATCAGATTCAACTTTCGTAAACAAATTAACAGATGTTGGAATAGTACCTGAAGCAAATTACAACAATGAATCATACGGACAAAACCCAATAGGATCTGGACCATATAAATTAGCTCAATGGGATAAAGGACAACAGTTCATCCTAGAAAGAAATGATAATTACTATGGTGCAAAACCATATTTCAAAAAAATAACAAACCTCTTCCTAGATTCTGATGCAGCATTTGCAGCAGTTAAAAATGGTCAAGTAGATATTGCAGAAGTACCAGTATCTTATTCAAATGAATCAGTAGAAGGATATCACTTAGAATACTTTGATTCAATAGATGTACGTGGAATTTCATTACCAACACAATTGGATACAGGTGCAAAAATAGGTGAAGATCAAAACAATTATGGTAACAATGTAACTGGAGATCCAGCAGTAAGAGAAGCATTAAACATAGGTATAAACAGACAAGCATTAATTGACGGTGCATTAAACGGAATGGGTAATGTATCATACACTGGAGTAGCAGGACAATTACCATGGGCATTTGATTCAACATTCAAAGATGGTCAAGTAGATGAAGCTAAAACAATACTTGAAAATGCAGGATGGAAAGATACTAATGGGGATGGAATAAGAGAAAAAGACGGAGTAAAAGCATCATTCCCAGTATATTACTCAGCATCAGCTACAGAAAGACAAGCAATAGCAGTATCAGTAGCAGAACAAGCTAAACAATTAGGTATAGAAATAACTCCTGAAGGTAAAAGTTGGGATGATATTGACCCAGTAAGAAACCAAGTTGGAGTAGTATGGGGATTCGGTTCAGCTGATCCATATGAAATTCAACATCAATATGATTCAAGAGTAGCAGGAGAAGGATATGATAACCCAGAAGTACTTAATGACACATTAGTGGATACATACATTGATGCTGCTATGACACAAGATTTAAACAGTTCATACTCATCTTGGTCTGAAGCAGCAAAACAAGCAGCTTCTAATTATCCATTCTTATGGATTGGAACAGTAGATTACACATACTTCGTTTCTGATTCATTAGACATATCTAATGGTACACACCTTATTTATCCACACGGTGGAGATATATGGGGTAACATTTATGATTGGAAACGTGTAAACGCTACAGCATCATAA
- a CDS encoding alpha/beta hydrolase, translating into MTQRSILSRIAEFILKKTKPKYMDSQEEIKLFLADKQDEPVRTIFHTEEFEDMKIVTMGHDYDNSHVIIYLHGGAYVNQLNYQHTIYCYLLSRILRIPIILPAYPLAPEHDYKDAYDFMYKLYSRLCQQYEHITLMGDSAGGGFILGFSQYINFTSLRQADNIIAFSPWVDLSMPRKYDDKDDPILGTVGLKEIGKKWAADDIFNYKASPLYGDNQKLPRTLITVGTNEIFYQDVKRYYEKLVDNDVDVELIVGKDLFHIYPLFPIPEAINMIKKIRKEIR; encoded by the coding sequence ATGACCCAAAGATCAATTTTATCAAGAATTGCCGAGTTTATTCTTAAGAAAACTAAACCAAAATATATGGATTCGCAAGAAGAAATTAAACTATTTTTAGCAGATAAACAGGATGAACCCGTTAGGACAATATTTCATACTGAAGAATTTGAAGATATGAAAATAGTTACTATGGGCCATGACTATGATAATTCTCATGTAATAATATACCTCCATGGTGGTGCTTATGTTAACCAGTTAAATTATCAGCATACCATCTACTGTTATCTTCTTAGCAGAATTCTTAGAATTCCCATTATTTTACCTGCATACCCCTTGGCTCCGGAACATGATTATAAAGATGCATATGATTTTATGTATAAGTTATATTCAAGGTTATGCCAACAATACGAACATATTACATTGATGGGAGATTCAGCTGGTGGAGGATTCATACTAGGTTTTAGTCAGTATATTAACTTTACTTCACTAAGACAAGCAGATAATATCATAGCATTTTCACCATGGGTTGATTTGTCAATGCCAAGGAAATATGATGATAAAGATGACCCTATACTGGGAACTGTGGGACTGAAAGAGATTGGAAAAAAATGGGCAGCTGATGATATATTCAATTATAAGGCAAGCCCCCTATATGGTGACAACCAAAAACTACCAAGAACACTAATTACAGTAGGGACAAATGAAATATTCTATCAAGATGTGAAAAGATACTATGAAAAACTAGTAGATAATGACGTGGATGTAGAATTAATAGTAGGAAAAGATTTATTCCATATTTACCCATTGTTTCCAATACCCGAAGCAATAAACATGATAAAAAAAATAAGAAAAGAAATAAGATAA
- a CDS encoding STAS-like domain-containing protein has translation MTILLKEEYAWTLDSVWLAEEIFENINSQDDEVVVLDFEGIRFISLSFTQAYVNFKRHSPKKIREINLNKENKTMLQVVADKFNMKIGLEE, from the coding sequence ATGACTATACTATTAAAAGAAGAATATGCTTGGACATTAGATAGTGTTTGGTTGGCAGAAGAAATATTTGAGAATATAAACTCTCAGGATGATGAAGTGGTTGTCCTTGATTTTGAAGGAATTCGGTTCATTTCATTATCATTTACCCAGGCATATGTTAACTTTAAAAGACATTCTCCAAAGAAAATAAGAGAAATTAATCTTAATAAGGAAAATAAAACTATGTTACAGGTTGTGGCGGATAAGTTTAATATGAAAATAGGATTAGAAGAATAA
- a CDS encoding ABC transporter permease — MIQLSPIDPVRAYLGQRIVSQQQLAIIGQYWGTNLTLTERVMGWLQTLATGSMGFSLIYRVPVTEVILQKFMASLTLMAASWIISAVVGFGLGIIAGAKEGSWIDKVIKTYCYILQSSPTFWIGLVFLMFFSVYLGWFPIGLSVPIGQLSDTVTFWQWLYRLILPAITLSVVGIASITLFTRDKLINVKKSDYFLFAQARGESFWGMIKNHGIRNVLLPAITIQFLSFNELFGGTILVEQVFAYPGIGQATVAAGLRSDVPLLLGIVIVSTIFVYMGNLIADLIYQYVDPRIRGDDDD, encoded by the coding sequence ATGATACAATTATCACCTATTGATCCGGTTAGAGCATATCTTGGACAAAGAATTGTTAGTCAACAGCAACTAGCAATTATCGGACAATACTGGGGAACAAATTTAACATTAACTGAAAGAGTAATGGGTTGGCTTCAAACATTAGCAACAGGTAGTATGGGTTTTTCATTAATTTATCGTGTACCCGTAACTGAAGTAATTTTACAAAAATTCATGGCATCATTAACTCTTATGGCCGCTTCATGGATAATTTCAGCAGTTGTAGGATTTGGATTAGGAATAATTGCAGGTGCAAAAGAAGGATCCTGGATAGATAAAGTTATTAAAACTTATTGTTACATTTTACAGTCTTCACCAACTTTTTGGATAGGACTAGTATTCTTAATGTTTTTCTCAGTATATCTGGGATGGTTCCCAATAGGACTTTCTGTTCCAATAGGACAATTATCAGATACAGTAACTTTCTGGCAATGGTTATACAGACTAATATTGCCTGCAATAACATTAAGTGTTGTTGGAATAGCATCAATTACATTATTCACAAGAGATAAACTTATTAACGTTAAAAAAAGTGATTATTTCTTATTTGCTCAGGCTAGAGGAGAAAGTTTCTGGGGAATGATTAAAAATCATGGAATAAGAAATGTATTACTTCCTGCAATTACAATACAATTTTTATCATTTAATGAATTATTTGGTGGAACAATTCTTGTTGAACAGGTATTTGCATATCCTGGTATAGGTCAAGCAACAGTAGCAGCAGGTTTACGATCTGATGTTCCATTATTGTTAGGTATTGTTATTGTAAGTACAATATTTGTTTATATGGGAAACTTAATTGCAGATTTAATCTATCAATATGTGGACCCAAGAATAAGGGGTGATGATGATGACTGA
- a CDS encoding acetolactate synthase large subunit — protein sequence MNGSDALLKKLKENGTDIVFGYPGGVLLPLYDSLYDCDIKHILVRHEQAAAHAADGYARTSGKTGVCIATSGPGATNLVTGIATAQMDSSPVVALTGQVGTPIIGTDAFQEVDTISITMPITKANFQPRKSKDLPEIIDAAYHIAGTGRKGVVVVDLPKDVLEADVNEDDMKKVMKLEGYKPTTKANIKQIKKAIETIKNSEKPIILAGGGVILSDAAGELFEFAKLSNIAVATSLMGKGSIPEDHELSLGLLGMHGLESTNNAVTDCDCLIAIGCRFSDRTTGKVSEFAPNATKIHIDIDPAEIGKNVPIDIPIVGDAKITLRSLIEEYGDEAANWTSEVVEKRKAYVPKMNFNTVPLKPQEVIKEIMEAITPTTIVSTDVGQNQMWMAHYYKTRNPRTFLSSGGLGTMGYSLPAAIGAQIAKPDENVLAICGDGGFQMVSQELATIHEYDLPIVTCVLNNRYLGMVAQWQVLYYDERISQTKLAPTPDFVKLAESYGVRGERVENPGELKETIHEALKSREATVIDIPIDPNELLPMVPPGEKITKIVGEYKVEE from the coding sequence ATGAATGGAAGTGACGCATTACTAAAGAAACTTAAAGAAAATGGTACTGACATAGTATTCGGTTACCCTGGAGGAGTACTTCTACCATTATATGATTCATTATATGATTGTGACATAAAACACATACTTGTAAGACATGAACAGGCAGCAGCACACGCCGCCGATGGATACGCAAGAACATCAGGAAAAACAGGAGTATGCATAGCAACCAGTGGTCCTGGTGCAACAAACCTAGTAACAGGTATTGCAACTGCACAAATGGATTCAAGCCCAGTAGTTGCACTTACTGGACAAGTTGGAACACCAATCATTGGAACTGATGCATTCCAGGAAGTTGACACTATAAGTATTACAATGCCAATAACAAAAGCTAATTTTCAGCCAAGAAAATCCAAAGACTTACCAGAAATAATTGACGCAGCATACCATATTGCAGGAACCGGTAGAAAAGGAGTGGTTGTAGTTGACCTTCCAAAAGATGTTCTTGAAGCAGACGTTAACGAAGATGACATGAAAAAAGTTATGAAACTTGAAGGATACAAACCTACAACCAAAGCAAACATAAAACAGATAAAAAAGGCAATAGAAACCATAAAGAATAGTGAAAAACCTATTATCCTAGCGGGTGGTGGAGTAATATTATCTGATGCAGCAGGTGAACTGTTCGAATTTGCAAAACTATCAAACATAGCTGTTGCAACTAGCCTAATGGGTAAAGGATCAATACCTGAAGACCATGAATTATCCCTTGGACTTCTTGGTATGCATGGGCTAGAATCAACAAACAATGCAGTGACAGACTGTGACTGCCTTATAGCAATTGGTTGCAGATTTTCTGACCGTACAACAGGTAAAGTATCAGAATTTGCACCAAATGCAACAAAGATTCATATAGACATTGACCCGGCAGAAATTGGTAAAAACGTGCCAATAGACATACCTATAGTGGGTGATGCAAAAATTACCCTACGATCACTCATAGAAGAATATGGCGATGAAGCTGCTAACTGGACAAGTGAAGTTGTAGAAAAAAGAAAAGCATATGTTCCAAAGATGAACTTTAATACTGTTCCACTTAAACCTCAAGAAGTAATTAAGGAGATAATGGAAGCAATTACGCCAACAACAATAGTATCTACTGATGTAGGACAAAACCAGATGTGGATGGCACACTACTATAAGACCAGGAACCCAAGAACATTCTTATCCAGTGGTGGACTGGGAACCATGGGTTACAGTTTGCCTGCTGCAATAGGTGCACAAATTGCCAAACCTGATGAAAACGTTCTTGCTATATGTGGAGATGGTGGATTCCAGATGGTATCACAGGAACTTGCAACAATACATGAGTATGATCTTCCAATAGTTACATGTGTATTAAACAACAGATACCTTGGAATGGTAGCACAATGGCAGGTATTATACTATGATGAAAGAATTTCACAGACAAAGCTTGCACCTACACCTGACTTTGTTAAACTAGCAGAATCTTATGGTGTACGTGGAGAAAGAGTAGAAAATCCTGGAGAACTAAAAGAAACCATACATGAAGCGCTTAAATCAAGAGAAGCAACCGTGATTGATATACCTATAGATCCTAATGAGTTATTACCTATGGTACCTCCTGGAGAGAAAATTACTAAAATTGTTGGAGAATATAAAGTAGAGGAATGA
- the ilvN gene encoding acetolactate synthase small subunit, which yields MSKRNKHTISILVENKTGVLQRVAGLFTRRDFNIDNITVGKTANTKISRITITTYGDNNTLEQIIKQLNKLIEVIKVREMKPENTLRRQLALLKIHAPKEQDKAEIIQYVNIFRGHIIDVTPKTITVEITGNPDKINALMNLLRPYGIKETAKTGITAIGRGQKTL from the coding sequence ATGAGTAAACGTAATAAGCATACCATTAGTATACTGGTAGAAAACAAGACAGGAGTACTTCAAAGAGTAGCAGGATTATTCACAAGACGAGACTTCAACATAGACAACATCACAGTAGGAAAAACAGCAAACACCAAAATTTCAAGAATAACCATCACAACATACGGTGACAACAACACACTAGAACAAATCATAAAACAACTAAACAAACTCATAGAAGTCATCAAAGTACGAGAAATGAAACCAGAAAACACACTAAGAAGACAACTAGCACTACTAAAAATACACGCACCAAAAGAACAAGACAAAGCCGAAATAATACAATACGTAAACATATTCAGAGGACACATAATAGACGTAACACCAAAAACAATAACAGTAGAAATAACAGGAAACCCAGACAAAATAAACGCACTAATGAACCTACTACGACCATACGGAATCAAAGAAACGGCAAAAACAGGAATAACCGCAATAGGAAGAGGACAAAAAACATTATGA